A window of the Alphaproteobacteria bacterium genome harbors these coding sequences:
- a CDS encoding MlaA family lipoprotein, with protein MRLGPALLAVLVLIATPLRAQVPPEVASAITVTVQNEHQTAAREMALAHRLGNPNLARQRLQQSHRRLQTDLATVVTAALSRHPGQAEAIMAAAGQAAPEVAGALRQTATARFPGLLRSTAPVVRAAPAQPVPVAEPVEPVEPANENDPLEGLNRTVFAFNDGLDIMVLRPLAAVYGFVVPRPAKAALARALANLGAPVIIINDVLQLELADAGTTAGRFVINSTIGLLGLFDMAEHLGLGRHGADFGRRCTPGAWARGPT; from the coding sequence ATGCGGCTGGGGCCGGCCCTGCTGGCCGTCTTGGTCCTGATTGCCACGCCGCTCCGGGCCCAGGTACCGCCCGAGGTGGCAAGCGCCATTACCGTGACGGTCCAGAACGAGCACCAGACGGCGGCCCGCGAGATGGCACTGGCCCACCGGCTCGGCAACCCCAACCTGGCCCGCCAGCGGCTGCAGCAAAGCCATCGCCGCCTGCAGACCGACCTGGCCACCGTCGTCACCGCGGCGCTTAGCCGCCACCCCGGCCAGGCCGAGGCCATCATGGCCGCCGCCGGCCAGGCCGCTCCCGAGGTGGCCGGCGCACTCAGGCAAACCGCGACCGCGCGCTTTCCCGGCTTGCTGCGGAGCACAGCTCCTGTCGTGCGGGCAGCGCCGGCCCAACCAGTTCCCGTCGCCGAGCCGGTCGAACCGGTCGAGCCGGCCAATGAAAACGATCCCCTGGAAGGCCTCAACCGCACCGTCTTCGCCTTCAACGACGGCCTCGACATCATGGTGCTGCGGCCGCTGGCGGCGGTCTACGGCTTCGTCGTGCCGCGGCCGGCCAAAGCGGCCCTGGCCCGGGCTCTGGCCAACCTGGGGGCACCGGTGATCATCATCAACGACGTGCTGCAATTGGAACTGGCCGATGCCGGCACCACGGCCGGGCGCTTCGTGATCAACTCGACGATCGGCCTCTTGGGCCTCTTCGACATGGCCGAGCACCTGGGTCTGGGGCGCCACGGCGCCGACTTCGGCAGACGCTGCACGCCTGGGGCGTGGGCTCGGGGCCCTACCTGA
- a CDS encoding tetratricopeptide repeat protein yields MPTPRRPRILRPFGGAILALALVLGTSGSARAGFDEGWTAYQKADFGAALKHWQPLAEEGDRRAQYNLGVLFDEGKGVRQDRDQAIDWWRKSAAQRFGPAQHNLANLHIAGDGVARDFEQALGLLRQAAGQGLARSQYTLGKMYAYGLGVAKDLGEAVEWIRMAAEQGFAKAQYNLGKFYRDGKGVARDLATSVQWFQRAAEQGHMRAQSRLGTRYARGEGVVRDDVAALMWTLLAARAGEAAAGENAKALRQRMTPAQVSEAESRSATWTAKRRSN; encoded by the coding sequence ATGCCCACTCCCAGACGACCTCGAATTCTCCGGCCGTTCGGCGGCGCCATTCTCGCCCTGGCCCTCGTTCTCGGCACCTCCGGCAGCGCCCGGGCCGGCTTCGACGAGGGCTGGACAGCCTATCAGAAGGCCGATTTCGGCGCTGCCCTCAAGCACTGGCAGCCGCTGGCCGAAGAGGGCGACCGCCGCGCCCAATACAATCTCGGTGTGCTTTTCGACGAGGGCAAGGGGGTGCGCCAGGACCGCGACCAGGCCATCGATTGGTGGCGGAAGTCGGCCGCCCAGCGGTTCGGCCCGGCCCAGCACAACCTGGCCAACCTCCACATCGCCGGCGACGGCGTGGCCCGCGACTTCGAGCAGGCACTGGGGCTGCTGCGCCAGGCCGCCGGCCAGGGCCTGGCCCGTTCGCAGTACACGCTGGGCAAGATGTACGCCTACGGCCTGGGCGTGGCCAAGGATCTGGGCGAAGCCGTCGAGTGGATCCGGATGGCGGCCGAACAGGGCTTCGCCAAGGCGCAGTACAACCTGGGCAAGTTCTATCGCGACGGCAAGGGCGTCGCCCGCGACCTGGCGACCTCCGTGCAATGGTTCCAGCGCGCCGCCGAACAGGGCCACATGCGCGCCCAAAGCCGCCTGGGCACGCGCTATGCCCGCGGCGAAGGCGTCGTTCGCGACGACGTCGCGGCGCTGATGTGGACGTTACTGGCGGCCCGCGCGGGCGAGGCCGCGGCCGGCGAGAACGCCAAGGCGCTGCGCCAACGCATGACACCGGCCCAGGTCAGCGAAGCCGAAAGCCGCTCCGCCACCTGGACGGCCAAACGCCGCAGCAACTGA
- a CDS encoding ABC transporter substrate-binding protein — protein sequence MSRWQRRFRHGLPGAAALFLGLALALQTALPGLPGGALAATAPDQAAEFLKTLGGKAIVILRGADQPLAEREAKLRELLRQGFDLEFIGRFTLGRHWRRASEAQRGEYQTLFANFVLQTYSSRLGGYAGESFTITTSRAAGKKDALVRTRIGRPSGPPLECDWRVRQRNGRMRIIDVMVEDVSMAVTQRAEFSTVIKSRGFDGLLSALRARTNKLSAVASN from the coding sequence ATGAGCCGCTGGCAGCGCCGGTTCCGGCATGGCTTGCCCGGCGCGGCGGCGCTGTTCCTGGGCCTGGCGCTGGCCCTGCAAACGGCGCTCCCCGGGCTGCCCGGCGGAGCCCTGGCGGCGACGGCCCCCGACCAGGCGGCCGAGTTTCTCAAAACCTTGGGGGGCAAGGCCATCGTCATCCTGCGCGGTGCCGACCAGCCTCTGGCCGAGCGCGAGGCCAAGCTGCGCGAGCTGCTGAGGCAAGGCTTCGATCTTGAATTCATCGGCCGCTTCACCTTGGGAAGGCACTGGCGCCGGGCCAGCGAGGCCCAGCGCGGCGAATACCAGACGCTGTTCGCCAATTTCGTCCTGCAGACCTATTCCTCACGGCTCGGCGGCTATGCCGGCGAGAGCTTCACCATAACCACCAGCCGCGCCGCCGGAAAAAAGGACGCGCTGGTGCGCACCCGCATCGGCCGGCCCAGCGGGCCGCCGCTGGAGTGCGACTGGCGGGTGCGCCAGCGCAACGGCCGCATGCGCATCATCGACGTCATGGTCGAGGACGTCAGCATGGCGGTCACCCAGCGCGCGGAATTTTCCACCGTCATCAAGTCGCGCGGCTTCGACGGCCTGCTCAGCGCGCTGAGGGCCCGCACCAACAAGCTCTCGGCGGTGGCCAGTAACTGA
- a CDS encoding DUF2267 domain-containing protein: protein MTMPQEIELASQQFGQLLDELKQRALLETQNQCYAMLRAVLHEFRDHLTTAQAIAFADGLPPIVCAIFVGHWQPGEGSAASTSGGNLHDAVVRRLTPHHFPPDSIVEDVFALLAPRLDSARSTAVIAALPPGLKELFADGKK, encoded by the coding sequence ATGACCATGCCGCAGGAAATTGAACTGGCATCGCAGCAATTCGGGCAGCTCCTGGACGAACTCAAGCAACGCGCGCTGCTGGAGACCCAAAACCAATGTTACGCCATGCTGCGGGCCGTTTTGCATGAGTTTCGCGATCACTTGACGACGGCCCAGGCCATCGCCTTTGCCGACGGCCTGCCGCCCATCGTCTGCGCCATTTTCGTAGGCCACTGGCAACCCGGCGAGGGGTCGGCCGCCAGCACCTCGGGAGGCAACTTGCACGACGCCGTGGTGCGCCGGCTGACCCCGCACCATTTTCCACCCGACAGCATCGTCGAGGACGTTTTCGCCCTGCTGGCACCGCGCCTCGATTCGGCCCGCAGCACAGCCGTCATCGCGGCGCTTCCCCCCGGCCTCAAGGAACTATTCGCCGATGGCAAGAAGTGA
- a CDS encoding MFS transporter, giving the protein MTEIPPTSGPTKAASLAARLPFYYGWLVIAVAFVTMALAVNSRTSFSLFFPTILDEFGWSRGVTAGVFSAGSFSVVVMGPVFGALMDRFGPRLVVSLGACSVALGLILATHATSPVEFYATLGLMVVGGSAAASYLGHSMFLANWFVRRRGLAVGIAFSGVGVGAILVLPWLQGVIDQSGWRQACLALALIVVVVVIPLNLLVPRLRPEVLGLAADGGTPVDDHGAEPSAAAAVVDRAWAETDWTLRRAVRTARFWWVVAAYFTSLFAWYAVQVHQTKFFIDVGFGADLAAKALGLVGLFGVVGLIGLGALSDRIGREWGWTLALSGFMVCYLALIAISFAPSLPLLLVSVAGQGLLGYGLAGLYGVIASDIFAGSRFATVFAVLGLGGNLGAASGPWLMGLSFDMSGSYVPAFTLCLGLCCVSIACIWMAAPRKVRLVAGQARRRAA; this is encoded by the coding sequence ATGACTGAGATTCCTCCGACTTCAGGCCCCACAAAAGCCGCCTCGCTGGCCGCCCGCCTGCCGTTCTACTACGGCTGGCTGGTCATCGCCGTGGCCTTCGTGACCATGGCACTGGCGGTCAATTCCCGCACCTCGTTTTCGCTTTTTTTCCCCACCATCCTCGATGAATTCGGCTGGTCGCGGGGGGTGACGGCAGGCGTGTTCTCGGCCGGATCGTTCTCGGTGGTGGTCATGGGGCCGGTCTTCGGTGCCCTGATGGATCGTTTTGGGCCGCGTTTGGTGGTGTCATTAGGGGCCTGCTCGGTGGCGCTGGGCCTGATCTTGGCCACCCACGCCACCTCGCCTGTCGAATTCTATGCCACCCTCGGCCTCATGGTGGTGGGCGGATCGGCGGCGGCCAGCTACCTCGGCCACTCGATGTTTCTCGCCAACTGGTTCGTGCGCCGGCGCGGCCTGGCCGTCGGTATTGCTTTCTCAGGCGTCGGCGTCGGCGCCATCCTGGTGCTGCCCTGGTTGCAGGGTGTCATCGACCAGTCGGGCTGGCGCCAGGCCTGTTTGGCGCTGGCGCTGATCGTCGTGGTGGTGGTGATCCCGCTCAATCTTCTGGTGCCGCGCCTGCGGCCCGAGGTCCTGGGCTTGGCGGCCGACGGTGGCACGCCCGTTGACGACCATGGGGCCGAGCCAAGCGCCGCCGCTGCGGTCGTCGACCGGGCCTGGGCCGAGACCGATTGGACGCTGCGCCGGGCCGTCCGTACGGCCCGCTTCTGGTGGGTCGTCGCCGCCTATTTCACCTCGCTTTTTGCCTGGTACGCGGTTCAGGTGCATCAAACCAAATTCTTCATTGATGTCGGGTTCGGTGCCGATCTGGCGGCAAAGGCGCTCGGCCTGGTCGGCCTCTTCGGCGTTGTCGGCCTGATCGGCCTGGGCGCGCTCTCGGACCGCATCGGCCGCGAGTGGGGCTGGACGCTCGCGCTCTCGGGCTTCATGGTCTGCTATCTGGCGCTGATCGCCATCAGCTTCGCCCCGTCGCTGCCGCTGCTCCTCGTCTCGGTGGCGGGGCAGGGGCTTTTGGGCTACGGCCTGGCGGGGCTCTACGGCGTCATTGCCAGCGACATTTTCGCCGGCTCGCGTTTCGCCACAGTCTTTGCCGTGCTGGGCCTGGGCGGCAACCTGGGGGCCGCCTCGGGGCCCTGGCTGATGGGCCTGAGCTTCGACATGAGCGGCAGTTACGTGCCGGCTTTCACGCTCTGTCTCGGGCTCTGTTGCGTCTCCATCGCCTGCATCTGGATGGCGGCACCGCGCAAGGTGAGATTGGTGGCGGGCCAGGCTCGGCGCCGGGCTGCTTAG